The nucleotide sequence TGCCCTTGCGTGCGGCATAGACCGCGGCCGAGGCGCCGGCCGGCCCACCGCCGACCACGAGCACATCGAAGGCGTCCTTGGCATCGATTTCGGCGGCATCTCGCTCGGCAGCGCTGTCATCGATGCGGTTGACGATCTCTTCCAGACTGATACGGCCGGAGTGGAACGGCTCGCCGTTCAGGAAGATCGTGGGCACCGCCATCACCTCGCGGGACTCGACCTCATCCTGGAAATGGGCGCCATCGATCATGGTGGCGTGCACATTGGGATTCAGGACCGCCATCACGTTGATGGCCTGCACCACATCCGGGCAGATCTGGCACGACAGCGAGATATATGTCTCGAAGTGGAACTCGCCGTCGAGATTCTCGATCTGGGCGATCACCGAATCGCTCGCCTTGACCGGATGACCGCCGGCCTGGAGCAGGGCCAGCACCAGCGAGGTAAATTCGTGGCCGGTGGGAATGCCGGCAAAGCGGATGTGCATGTCGCTGCCGGCGCGACGGACGTTGAACGAGGGTTTGCGCTCGTTGTCATCGCGCGATTCGTGCAGGGCGATCTTCGGCGACAGAGCCGCGAGCTCCTCAAGCATCGACAACATGTCGGCCGAGCCCTTACCGTCATCGACCGATGCCACGATTTCGATGTCGTGCGCGATCTTGTCGAAGTGCGCGGTCAACTGTTGCTTGATGTTGTCATCCAGCATGAAAGGGTCGCTCCATTACTGCGAAAGCGACCGGCCACGCCGGGCCGGTCGCGGGGAACCGGAAAGGGTTCGCTATCGACGGATCAGATCTTGCCGACCAGATCCAGCGATGGGTTCAGCGTTTCTTCGCCTTCCTTCCACTTGGCCGGGCAGACCTCGTCCGGGTGGGCGGCCACGTACTGCGCGGCGCGCACCTTGCGCAGCATCTCGTTGGCGTCGCGGCCAATGCCTTCGTCGTTGACCTCGAACAGCTTGATCTGGCCCTCGGGGTTGATCAGGAAGGTGCCGCGCAGGGCCACGCCTTGATCCTCGACCATCACCTCGAAGTTGCGGGCGAGGGTGCCCGTCGGGTCGCCGATCAGTGGGTATTGCACCTTGCTGATGGCATCCGAGGTGTCGTGCCAGGCCTTGTGCGCGAAGTGGGTATCGCAGGAGATGCCGTAGACCTCCACGCCGCGCGAGGAAAACTCCTCGTAAAGATCGGCCAGGTCCTCAAGTTCGGTCGGGCACACGAACGTGAAGTCGGCGGGGTAGAAGCACAGCACCGACCAATGCCCTTTCAACGTCTCCTCAGTGACCTCGACGAACTCACCGTTGTGATAAGCGGTGGCCTTGAAGGGTTTGACGAACGTATTGATCAGCGACATATCCACTCCTGTAATGCGAAAGGACTAAAACGGAAGTCGTATTCTGCCGCAGGTTCGACGTAAGTTTAAATCTATTGTAAAAATGAAATAAATAGAAACAAACTATAATCCAGTGCGCAATAAGATGCAGGGCGTCCGAAAAAGGGGCGCCTGCGCATCGCGCTCCGCCGACCAGCGGCGACACGCGCGAGCGACGGCCACAGTTTGGGGCGGGCGCCATCACGTGCGTCAACATCCAAAGCTTGAATCATGCCTTCATATCAAAAGGTTATGTTTTAGCAGGGCGTGTGCGTTCTGCCGTGGATGGATCGCTTGAAAGCCTGCGATCGGCCCGGTGTGCGCGATTGCTGCGCCGACCATCGGAGAACCGCGATGTCCGCGGCCGACGATGATTTGAACCAATAGAACGGGCGAGTGGCAACGCTGGATTGCGGCCGATTGTC is from Salinisphaera sp. LB1 and encodes:
- the ahpC gene encoding alkyl hydroperoxide reductase subunit C — encoded protein: MSLINTFVKPFKATAYHNGEFVEVTEETLKGHWSVLCFYPADFTFVCPTELEDLADLYEEFSSRGVEVYGISCDTHFAHKAWHDTSDAISKVQYPLIGDPTGTLARNFEVMVEDQGVALRGTFLINPEGQIKLFEVNDEGIGRDANEMLRKVRAAQYVAAHPDEVCPAKWKEGEETLNPSLDLVGKI